From one Acidibrevibacterium fodinaquatile genomic stretch:
- the tpiA gene encoding triose-phosphate isomerase, with product MRQIIIGNWKMNGTKALVETMAREVSSRAASLACDLVLCPPATLIVPLVAALGGAPAKVGGQDCDARASGAHTGDIAATMLREVGASHVILGHSERRADHGESDALICAKVAAARAAGLTPIVCVGEDEAARQAGRAEAVVMGQLAASLPADFADPPAGLVAYEPIWAIGSGRTPTTDDIAAMHGAIRAALRDRFGAAGGAIAILYGGSVKPGNAAALLALAEVGGALVGGASLVPGDFLAIAAAAAPALGRAPGAS from the coding sequence ATGCGGCAGATCATCATCGGCAACTGGAAAATGAATGGCACCAAGGCGCTGGTCGAGACGATGGCGCGGGAAGTCTCCTCCCGCGCCGCATCACTCGCCTGCGATCTCGTGCTCTGCCCGCCGGCGACGCTGATCGTGCCGCTCGTTGCGGCCCTTGGGGGCGCGCCGGCCAAGGTTGGCGGGCAGGATTGTGATGCGCGGGCGAGTGGCGCCCATACCGGCGATATCGCCGCCACGATGCTGCGCGAGGTGGGGGCGAGCCACGTCATTCTCGGCCATTCCGAACGCCGCGCCGATCATGGCGAGAGCGATGCGCTGATATGCGCCAAGGTTGCCGCGGCGCGGGCGGCGGGGCTCACGCCGATCGTCTGCGTCGGCGAGGATGAGGCGGCGCGCCAGGCGGGGCGAGCCGAGGCGGTGGTGATGGGCCAGCTCGCAGCCTCGCTCCCCGCGGATTTTGCCGACCCGCCCGCCGGGCTGGTCGCTTACGAGCCGATTTGGGCGATCGGCAGCGGGCGGACACCGACCACAGACGATATCGCCGCAATGCACGGCGCCATCCGCGCCGCGCTCCGCGACCGTTTTGGCGCGGCCGGCGGCGCGATCGCCATTCTCTACGGCGGCTCGGTCAAACCCGGCAATGCCGCAGCCCTCCTCGCCCTCGCCGAGGTCGGCGGCGCCCTGGTCGGCGGCGCAAGTCTCGTGCCCGGCGATTTCCTCGCGATCGCCGCCGCCGCCGCGCCGGCGCTTGGCAGGGCGCCCGGCGCGAGCTAG